The genome window TATTTTTACCGTATTTGTCACGATTGGTGTGATTAATGCGTTTAATATGGTGGACGGTATTGACGGTTTATTAGCCGGACTTTCGAGTGCTAGTTTTGCGGGTATCGGTGTGTTGATGTGGTTGGACGAGCAATATACGTTAGCTTATTGGTGTTTTGCGATTATTGTCGTGCTGATTCCGTATGCGATGTTTAACCTGAGTGTATTCGGGGCCAAATGGAAAGTGTTTATGGGGGACTCGGGCAGTACTCTGATTGGCTTTACCATTATTTGGATTCTGTTACTCAGTACCCAAGGTCAAGGGCATACGATTAGCCCGATTACCGGTTTATGGTTGATTGCCGTGCCGCTGATTGATATGGTGGCAGTGATTATTCGTCGTTTGAAAAAAGGTAAAAGTCCCTTCAGACCGGACCGCTTGCACTTACATCATTTAATGATGCGAGCCGGTTTAACTTCTCGTCAAGCCTTAGCTGTCATTACCTTTGGGGCAACAATGTGTTCGACTATTGGTGTATTAGGCGAATACTACTATTGGAATCAATGGTTGATGACAATTGGTTTTATCGGTTTATTTTTTATTTATGCTTATTCGATTACCCATGCGTGGCGTGTAACACGTTTTATTCGCCGTATGAAACGTAGAGCGAAAAGAAAGCTCAAAATTGGTAATCAAGCTAAGTAAGCTGATTATTTGAGGACTTTCTATTGTTACGCTATTTACTTACTTTAATTATTACAACAGCGATTGGCGGTGGTATTGGATTTGGACTGAGTTTTGCACAAAAATCCACTTGGACGGCAACTGCACAATTTGAACAACCGAGCGTCTCTGAATTAGGTAATTACTACACCTTATTTTCTACCTACTCTTTCCTAAATGGGGGAGATAGCGTAAGTTATCGGGTTGTGAAAGATGAAAAAGGCGCATTAGTATTAGCACCGGAAAGTGGGGCTAAAGCGGAAGAAAAAGTAAAAACCGAGAGTTATGATGTAT of Actinobacillus arthritidis contains these proteins:
- the wecA gene encoding UDP-N-acetylglucosamine--undecaprenyl-phosphate N-acetylglucosaminephosphotransferase; the encoded protein is MWLTFIAVFVVSFASLIFMRPVAEKIGLVDKPNFRKRHQGLIPLIGGIALFLGNLTFYFMEWQDMRLPWLYLAAVTILLVIGVLDDRFDVSPFLRAGIQAGLAGLMIYNGLSLDSLGQVIAPFSIELGILGIIFTVFVTIGVINAFNMVDGIDGLLAGLSSASFAGIGVLMWLDEQYTLAYWCFAIIVVLIPYAMFNLSVFGAKWKVFMGDSGSTLIGFTIIWILLLSTQGQGHTISPITGLWLIAVPLIDMVAVIIRRLKKGKSPFRPDRLHLHHLMMRAGLTSRQALAVITFGATMCSTIGVLGEYYYWNQWLMTIGFIGLFFIYAYSITHAWRVTRFIRRMKRRAKRKLKIGNQAK